TAACCCCCAATCATATGTCCAAGTAATTGCccctctctttcaagaacttaggaggttttGACTCTTTTTCCTCTTTAGTTGGCTCATAGCCTAAACCATACCTTGTGATGTACcacttcatctcaagaaaagtcaccagaccatctatactttctcctaggcctgtgctaagaaaaaacttcatccctttcttcatagtagccacctttagatccatctagtttttatagatcccaacaacttgaaaatcaaacactagtggaactgaaccatctagttgtaatgcaactacctcctcTTCAAAATTGATCAAAACgtctaaaggaccctcatcatagctagaattatcacaaatatcaacaaccattataaactgagattcattgggcttttggatgggttggataagttcactgggcttttggatgggttggataagttcattgggcttttggatgggttggataaagtcaataattctattagggttatttggggtgatggagatcatgtagagacttggtgtaggtggaaattttggctaggaaTAAGgctttgggttgattttctgggtcaattatccttttggcatcaattaggtcttagatatcatgcttaagttgaaagcatcagttggtgtcatgactgtgggcttggtagaaccagcaacattggttgatatcatagctaggtgggagtggatttggtagtggtctaggtgctaagagctataggaggtcttgagctttgagacacTCCAAAACTTTAGATAAGGGTTagctgaattggaaaaatctccttggggtgtgagatacaatttgaacctcaataactttaatgccacttaattagcctgcctcggggcctctttctaaagttgaccacaattttctcttctagctcaaacattttggcgtttaatatttcatcaagcacggccatagtttcttccatcttaagtagtacaggtgaaatccttactagtctcttcccttccttaacccaagtgacctgattggaagtctctttggtgtgctttgaggctatgtttgctaaaaaaaataggatttaagggttaacctaagcatgctacgtacatgaatgtaatgcataaatggaccattttttttttcttttttttttttttttttgcctttacttttacaaaaccaaaactgaaccatactaatagaaccaaaactgaaccaaaaccagaccatataaattGAACTAAgatcggaccaaagactgaatcaaaaccgaaaaaaaaatctccagaactgaatcttcgcccccttataccttcaacacTCACGCGCAGGGTaagaaaattctatcctaggctacggtacactggacacaccaacagggggtggtccaggacgatccttccctcacaaacaaaggatttatatccttaaagtttaaccataagtaagcatcctcttgcttaacatgggttttgaaatgaacttgggcctatacacacattgggtttatgcataggcctaagttcatctcaactaccactagaacttatggtttaaatagtaaggttataaatccagcacaacaaaaatctacggggcacctagggttgaaatctatggctcatgggcttcattcggtaggaaaagggtcacccatgcgagagcttatccattaagcacaacggccggagctgtggctcttttatatactcgaaggtataggcatggggtgctagcattcaccaattcgtcatagctcgagtagagctATGgtttccttggctagtactaacggggctatAAAGGGTAAGAGTggtccgtgtgatagtgtagtgcaatgcaaaaagtttaacagaggaataatattagactaatagaaacatattggagtaactatccattaatccccagtggagtcgccaaactgtagggggaaggggggcgtgaggcgaaatatcatccattagaattatataaaatgcaccaggtaatgcccagaaaagatggtggagtcacaatggtctcacttaagtaccacctccttagacagcatttcctagacatgcacttcatacaatcctaatagaattaaaccactggtaagtaccgtcttcctataacactaccacggtgctaaggatttatgccacgaaggcatagatagacaggagtcgccacccgggtaataactgggacatattcagtgtttcttccaagggtcatggatggcaacttactccttgcagagtttccacaactgtcattaccatagcccaatgtctaggttcgggatagtgggtacgtaaggggaaggtgttaggcaccccttacgcctggtctaacctcgttaattcgagtgccagtcctctactaatgtttctagaagtcttgtttattattcctttattaaactttatcctaaaaaatgcaattctaatcctacacacgcaagtaattcacaaaaggattgttgtttacacacaattttcatgcacatgtaattcctatctatggggttactaattatttaaatgatattttccagataactaaaattaatttattattggaaatttaatttacaaacaaattcaatttcaaataaccctacgtttctatttaacctaattaattaattttcaccaagttaccctaaggataattgaactaagttaattatgtacatgtgtaatttattctaatatcacataagtcccaaacaatcacaacttaataaagatttctaacatgcaaatttattttacaattaccaagtattaaattaaatttattttacatgccaatgttagtttaatttacaaacaagattaattttaatttacaaagtatttatttaaattaattacatgcaaaaatcaattaaattaaaaaacaaagttaattttaatttaccaaataaaagttctattattactacgatttcatgccaatggttattcgagaagtttagagctacttacttgttggtaaatgcagttgccagtggggcaagctacccttaaaaaagggtcttctcttctagtatggcaatgatatccctggcttactcacgtttagctccatataagctccacgcaaatgccctcgtTGGTACtttccttagggctacttaccaattttgttcgtaataaaaaaataaagaaacttcaagaaatcttgtatgaaaatcttcttgaagaaaagaaaaaataaggaagaactcaaaaagtcttgaatatctctaaatttcctatagctctaaattttatcttcctctttcctccccatctccttttcttttttttttttttctttttccctccttttttttcttttttttttttatcaatggggtatttatagggttttgggtgagaggtgtgatagggtttggagtcctagcgtgataaagttcagataacttaaacaactaagattgcagaatttgggtgagactgaaatatggatgaggtgtttcaaccaatgggaATACAAGGAaaagggaaggcaccaatagggagtgaggaagaggtgtggtagggtttgaagtcttagtgtgataaggttcagataacttaaatgactaggattgatgaatttggatgagactggaatatgggtgaggtgttccaaccaatagaaagagagggaaggggggtgacaccaatagggagtgaggaatagagtggggccaaggaggagagagatattttgttattttaatttttagaaaataattaaatgagtcccatttaaaattcttaactaggctttcttaggcccatagagcccaattaaacttaattagatccatttaagaactacccatattaaatttaaacaaaataaaattttatttaaatttaattaaattaatttccccaaaactttattattatttttatttttttcaagatcatgccacagaattaataattcagctccatgcctccaattatatcttacagtcatataatttttcatcatcgggtttcccacggctttAATACACATACTCAtcgcaaaataagggtctacagtcaaCCCAAGCTTGAAAAACTCCTTTGTTTTCACTTATTTTTGCTGCCCAAATCTTACTCTAGTggtgatgaccaatttttgtgaagcgAAGatggggttttgaggtggtttggtaggTGATATGAAACTTGGGTGAAGTTTTAATGGTGGAAGAGAGTGAGAAGTGGGTTTCGACTGAAAGAAGGGAGAGGATGAGCAGAATTCTTTTTCCATTTTGTCTCAATTTAGTGGTATTTATCATCTTTTAACTTGCTTGGCAAATTCCCATTGGTTACAAATTTCaatttattcatttatgacatcacctttaagtaataaatcaaatttaattttaatttcttttcttatttcttttactgatttttaattattttcacaacaatattaattcatattttacatcataataattatttatttgacTGGAcatgttggccaaaaatcatctctgaagaagaaatgaccaaaatgccctccatttggcttattgagccaaaattgtctataccgatctaaaaatttttctaagcattttcttggcattctaatgccatcaaaacctcaatgactcttctctggagtcccaaaaattattttatgaattttctcttgggtttagggcttctagctgtgaagataGCAATTTCCTGTTAGGTCACCCATtgttagggcatcggctcatttaacttggttgtattttatttttaaaatttttccttaatttttttcttgacattatttgattttttttatgactcctcactctagtcaaaATATtattctagacgttctagctgtccggaccgacaccgatcaccggaatagtagattgTACGGAATGTCtataatgagggtgttacaagcagAACAAGGATATTATCTGCTCTCCCCCTTTGCCCCGACAAGTGAAACTCGAAATCGATCCTTATCTATTCCATACTATTTTGTGAGATCTAACAGATCCCACCTGCTTAAGGTAGAGACAGTTTCGCTCACCCCTGATGGCACACTTGACCTGGAAGAATCAACACCAACATTACAAACACAGATAGCACTAGGCTTAGTCATGTTGGCAGATACCAGATAAGATAGACTGGTAACTTCAACACCTCCCCTGACAGACACCCTCGGCTCGATGGTTGGAGTCAGAAAAAAGCTCATAGGTGCTCAAATCTTAGCTAAAAATGATCGCTGAAGTCTGAGGAGTGGTAGTAGAACCACCCTTTCCACTCACTTTCAAATGAAAAATGTATAAAAAGTTAAAGAAATGAGGTTTTACCTTTAAATCAGAGAAGCAAAGGATTCgccaaaaaaaagaaattaaagaccaGTAAAGAGAAAGCAAAGTGCAAATGAGGAAAGGAAATGACTTCTATAGTGAAAAGAAGTATAATAAATGAAGCCTCGAGATTCAAATCACTATCATTATATCGCCGAAGTGCCTTTTCACTATCTTGAGAAAAAGCTTTAATAGCAGCCCCTTAACCGAAGTGACAAAGTAAGAAAAGATGCATTTTACAATTGTCTATAGATAAAAATTTGTCTCAAAACCTTAAGAGATGAAGATACACTGCACTAGGACATTGGACAAATAGATAGCACACAAACCTAAAAGATTCACAAAGACTAGAGAGGGGCATTAATGATATTACTCATCTAAAAATAAAGTCAAATAGTCAACATGGAACAAGTTATACAATGTGGCATTTAGATAGTCAATAGAGCCTTGGAAGGTCAAAGACCAATTAAGATAATGTTCAAACCAAACCAAGCAATATCAAGCCGAACAGAGCATAGTCGGTCTATGACCGAACCAGACAAAAGAAGATTGTACTTTCGCTCGACCAACAAGCAGAGCAAAAGCTATACTGAGCAATAATTATGCCGGTTATACAACAAGCCGAATTTCACGGAGACAATCCCAATATAACAACCCGAGATTATCTCTATAAATGAGGCAATGACTATTTTTCACCTAAAAAacctataaatatcaaagaaggaTCTAAGAATTAGGTACACATATTCACCATCTGAAATTAGTTATAACTCTTTTCATTCTTATACAACCGCTTTACTGATTTGAGCATCGGAGTGATCGATTAAAGGGCCACCCACCTCACCCGTTTTTTGCATGTAGATCTACGTGGCATTAGGAATGGGGCCATAAAGCTCACCACAGCATCACATACCCTATGCATAATTTGCTTTTAGTTTACTGTATTTCCTTATTAGCATGTTATTAAGTTGATTACATGCATATTAGTGTGCTTAGAAATAAACTAAACCATTAAAATAAAGGCAAAAGAGAAAAGTTATTCAAATATCCTTAACCTACAATTAAAGAAGGAGGGAGTAGAAATGAATACAATCCTTAAACAATAAAAGCCCTAAAAATATTTCAAGGTCGAATACctttttttctttcaaaaaaaaagacaataataatgtacaaaatatGCTAGTTCAACAAGTTgatgagaaaaaaaatttaacttcATGCCTGACCTAAAAATCCTAGTGcttcacttctttttttttttttaaccagagATAGAACGTATACAGATAATTCAGTGATGAGAATGGATCGCTATTAAAACTATAACAATTTTAACAGAGTCCTTGTTCCCATATAAGTTATACACACATAAGCTCTATAATAGATGTGGAATCCCGAAGGATTAGCTCCTTGTGCACGCCCACGGTCCACTTGGATATAGACCTCAACTAAGGGCTACACTAGTGTCACTCAGCCTCACCTTTTGTTATTCACTCTATGgtacattttttttattagagATAGAAAGTACATACATAGAGCTCAATGACAAAAAAGAACtgctattaaaattataataattttattaaattttttatttttatataaatatacatATTCATACACAACAACTAATATAGGATCCGAAGGATTCTAGTCCTTCATTTGCTCACTTGTCCAGTTCCCTCTCCAACTCTAATGCCCACTATAAACGACAAGCGGGTGTCAATCCAActccattaaaaaataattaaaaattaaatttcactcAGACCCCCCACTGcataaaaaaaagataaaaaaaataaaaactcaaaTCCGCCCTCCCCTTTCGCCTCACGAACTCTAATGTACTCCTTCactctcctcttctctctctctctactccTCTTCGGTCTCTACTGGTTCCTCTGCCTCCTCGGCTCTGCCGAACAGAAAGGCAAGAATGCAGCCCAGCTTTCCGGCGGATCTATCTCCGCCGAGAAAGTCCAGGACAAGTATCGCCAATACTGGTCCTTTTTCCACTCTCCTAAACAAATCGAGACCATCGACAAGGTTCCTGCCTTCGTCGACACCTTCTACAATCTAGTTACAGATATCTACGAGTGGGGTTGGGGCCAGTCCTTCCATTTCTCTCCTTCCGTTCCTGGGAAATCCCACCGCGACGCCACTCGCCTCCATGAGGAATTCGCCGTCGATCAGCTCAATGTCAAGCCCGGTGACAGAGTACTCGACGCCGGTTGCGGAGTCGGTGGTCCCATGCGGGCAATCGCCGCTCATTCTGGGGCCAGTGTTGTTGGTATCACGATCAATGACTATCAGGTGGATCGAGCCCGCTTGCACAATAAGAAAGCGGGGTTGGATAAACTGTGCGAGGTTGTTTGTGGGAATTTCTTGCAAATGCAGTTTAATGATAATAGTTTCGATGGAGCTTACTCTATTGAAGCTACCTGCCACGCTCCAAGGCTTGAAGATGTGTATGCCGAGATTTATCGGGTTTTGAAGCCCGGTTCTTTTTATGTATCGTACGAATGGGTCACTACAGATTTGTATAAATCGGAGGATCCAACCCATGTGGAGATAATTCAAGGAATAGAGCGAGGAGATGCACTGCCTGGGTTAAGGAGTTACAGTGACATTGCTGAGATTGCAAAGAAAGTTGGATTTCAGGTGCTGAGGGAGAAGGATTTGGCGAAGCCGCCGTCGAGGCCGTGGTGGTCGAGGTTGAAGATGGGAAGGATTGCATATTGGAGgaatcacattttggttactgtGCTTGCATGGCTGGGGATTGCCCCTAAAGGGGTTGTGGATGTTCATGAAATGCTGTATCATACTGCCAATTATTTGACTAAAGGGGGGGAGACTGGGATTTTTACTCCTATGCATATGATATTGTGCAAGAAACCAGAGTCTACCGCTGAGTCTGAGTCGTAGGTTATCCTGATGGTGTTTTGAGTTCGTTTCATGGAGCTTCTGCTTtggttctctctccctctccttctCTCGTTTCATTTTAACTCTCGctgattgcttttttttttttttccttagaaATATTGGTTTCAGACTTTTGGTTTTAGCTTGGCAATTGGATTGTCTCTAGTTCTGTAGTTCACTTAGTGGAATGTATTGGTTCATAGTTATTGATTAAGGGAATTGGGTTGAGGAGGGCTATCAAAGATAAAGTCTTTGGGATTGTGTCTAATTGTAGTAGAGGAAGGGTGGTGAAGaaaacatgaaattttgccctctTAAGTTGAGAGAAGTTCCTCTAATTTATTATTTCTTGATCTGGTATAAGCTCTTTCTAATAATCAATGGAAGAGTGTTTATTATATTATGATTTTGAATCTAAGTTTGGTTGATCTGCTCGAGATATGTGCTATGGCTGCTAAACTTGGTGGTTTTGTTTGGGTTTAAGCTGCAAATGACAATCTCATATAGCATATACTATGTACTGTTTCTCTTAAAATAGTTTTTAAGATGGTATTGGTTAGACATACCACGTGATGCAGCTAGTTGTATGAGGTAGTGTTATGTCAGAGTCACTTGTGGTCCTATTGTGGTTGAACATAGAGAGAGACTGTTACTAAGATGCTGTGCAGTTTTTAGTATGAGAATAGCTGGAGTTATTAATTCTTGAATGGTAGGATATGGATTGAACATACAAAGGGTATGTATAATTTTACTATTTAAGAAAAGTATTATTTGAATATGTTAATTCAgagttattaaaaattttttgaaagttaatttaatatattttaattacaaaattctCAAATAATAATGCTAAATGAATTACCTTGTTGTCTTGGCTACCTTAGATTTCACCATATTTCCTATTATTTGAAAGGTATTCATAGGCCCATGTGTAATTTCCATGGGACCTTTATTTCACATGGATGTGTATAAATTCCAAAACAATGCACCCATCTTTTTGTTTTATCTATTTGCCTATACCCTAATTGTCATCCTAAAAGCAGCACTGCTGTTAGGCTTGATAAGAGAAAAAATTGAATGGGGTTTTGGGACATGTGAAATGTTTGTTATGTGTTTcagaataaaatattattttaataaaatattatttgtgGATGTCAATGTTGAAACTCATGGAGAGGTACATTGCATCCATCCTCATTTATGTTCTTTATCATTGTTGATGATATTTCACCTTTTCTTTACATTGCTGATGCAGTTGGAACTGTGGATTTTACTAAATCCCAGTTTAAAACTCATTGTATGCTAGCAAGTCCTGTCCAAAATGAATCTAGCCACATTCCTGTTCTTTGTCATTGCTGATGATATTGATAGGTACAATTTGATATTGATACTGGTATTATGTTCATAAACTTGGAACCATACAAGGAGTTCTTTAAATCCGAATGAGCTGTTGACACTGTAATTGAGCAGTTTTGTAAAGCAAGTGGGGTTCTACTTATTGCTGTTAAGTCCATGCTATTTTTTTTAGCTGTTGTGTTCCATATAAGGTATCAGGTACCTGTGACTATGTGTGCTATAAATAATGGCTTTGTTTGTTACACAATCAATTATATTATCACTGATATGCCTACTTGGTAATAGGATTTTAAAATCCTTGATGAGCACACAAATGGAGCAATATTTAAAACCCCAACATGTCTATTTAATCCTAGTAATGCGTGAACC
This Hevea brasiliensis isolate MT/VB/25A 57/8 unplaced genomic scaffold, ASM3005281v1 Scaf1, whole genome shotgun sequence DNA region includes the following protein-coding sequences:
- the LOC110659836 gene encoding 24-methylenesterol C-methyltransferase 2 produces the protein MYSFTLLFSLSLLLFGLYWFLCLLGSAEQKGKNAAQLSGGSISAEKVQDKYRQYWSFFHSPKQIETIDKVPAFVDTFYNLVTDIYEWGWGQSFHFSPSVPGKSHRDATRLHEEFAVDQLNVKPGDRVLDAGCGVGGPMRAIAAHSGASVVGITINDYQVDRARLHNKKAGLDKLCEVVCGNFLQMQFNDNSFDGAYSIEATCHAPRLEDVYAEIYRVLKPGSFYVSYEWVTTDLYKSEDPTHVEIIQGIERGDALPGLRSYSDIAEIAKKVGFQVLREKDLAKPPSRPWWSRLKMGRIAYWRNHILVTVLAWLGIAPKGVVDVHEMLYHTANYLTKGGETGIFTPMHMILCKKPESTAESES